The Curtobacterium sp. MCLR17_007 genome contains a region encoding:
- a CDS encoding TraM recognition domain-containing protein, with amino-acid sequence MTDTTTGERFRNEWPLWVAGALLVVAAQAALATTATGIGPFDVFLSVMVLIRLVFQSGTPTGVTLPSGGEFIAWWIGYALIGAVLWVGVWLVARKLFGAKQRDGLSTGRAITKRVGTGKLLAGMTPFAYLGRTSIVARAEDTALVIAAPRMGKTARIAIKRITDAPAACVVTGTKPDVLRTTAKIRADKGTVHVFDPEGVSMWPDTTSWDIVAGCQDEEEAVARAKAIVNARPMKGGGNSEFFTEAADTVLRCLLHAAALGGRNMRDVLAWTRDFSDDTPYEILSTHPGAMPGWVDDLRKFCRAKAEETVASTDMTLGLALKAFGTRSVLDAVCPRRGALRFDPAGFWSTSDTVYLLTQSGETSICAPVITALVASIERAARKQSTRTVEGRLDPPMTLVLDEVANVAPIPSLPSLMTDGGGRGILPWVIAQTRDQLRQRWGKEGAGTIIESATALIVLGGSKDADFAEDMSRLIGDRLVERQSSTRSGSGLSDTTSWTNERIMPGSEIRQIPEGQGLLLYRELAAAVVKLPGWWETDARKACEASNQWTLQREGLLPSTVETAA; translated from the coding sequence GCGCAGGCAGCGCTTGCGACTACCGCGACGGGGATCGGCCCATTCGATGTGTTCCTCAGCGTGATGGTGCTGATCCGGCTGGTGTTCCAGTCGGGCACGCCGACCGGCGTCACGCTGCCCTCCGGCGGCGAGTTCATCGCCTGGTGGATCGGGTACGCGCTGATCGGTGCGGTCCTGTGGGTCGGGGTGTGGCTGGTGGCGCGCAAGCTGTTCGGGGCGAAGCAGCGGGACGGCCTCAGCACGGGCCGTGCGATCACCAAGCGCGTCGGCACCGGGAAGCTCCTGGCGGGGATGACACCGTTCGCGTACCTCGGACGGACCTCGATCGTGGCGCGGGCGGAGGACACGGCTCTCGTCATCGCTGCGCCGCGGATGGGTAAGACGGCCCGCATCGCGATCAAGCGGATCACGGACGCGCCGGCAGCGTGCGTGGTCACGGGCACGAAGCCGGATGTGCTGCGCACGACGGCGAAGATCCGAGCGGACAAGGGCACCGTGCACGTATTCGACCCGGAGGGGGTGTCGATGTGGCCCGACACAACGTCATGGGACATCGTCGCGGGGTGCCAGGACGAGGAGGAGGCCGTCGCTAGAGCGAAGGCGATCGTCAACGCCCGCCCGATGAAGGGCGGTGGGAACAGCGAGTTCTTCACCGAGGCTGCGGACACGGTGCTCCGCTGCCTGCTGCACGCGGCGGCGCTCGGTGGTCGGAACATGCGCGACGTCCTCGCGTGGACGCGTGACTTCAGCGACGACACCCCGTACGAGATCCTCTCGACCCACCCGGGTGCGATGCCCGGCTGGGTCGACGACCTCCGGAAGTTCTGCCGCGCGAAGGCTGAGGAGACGGTCGCCAGCACCGACATGACGCTCGGGCTTGCCCTGAAAGCGTTCGGCACCCGATCGGTGCTCGACGCGGTCTGCCCGCGTCGAGGAGCATTGAGGTTCGACCCAGCCGGGTTCTGGTCGACCAGCGACACGGTCTACCTGCTGACGCAGTCTGGGGAGACGTCGATCTGTGCGCCGGTCATCACCGCGCTGGTGGCGTCAATCGAGCGTGCCGCCCGGAAGCAGTCGACACGGACCGTGGAGGGCCGTCTGGACCCCCCGATGACGCTCGTCCTGGACGAGGTCGCGAACGTCGCGCCCATCCCGTCGCTGCCGTCCCTGATGACTGACGGTGGCGGCCGCGGGATCCTGCCGTGGGTGATCGCGCAGACCCGCGACCAGCTGCGTCAGCGGTGGGGCAAGGAGGGTGCCGGGACGATCATCGAGTCCGCGACGGCGCTGATCGTGCTCGGCGGCAGCAAGGATGCGGACTTCGCAGAAGACATGTCCCGGCTGATCGGTGACCGCCTCGTGGAGCGGCAGTCCTCGACCAGGTCCGGCAGCGGCCTGTCGGACACGACGTCGTGGACGAACGAACGGATCATGCCCGGTTCGGAGATCCGGCAGATCCCCGAGGGTCAAGGGCTGCTGCTGTACCGGGAGCTCGCCGCTGCAGTGGTGAAGCTGCCCGGTTGGTGGGAGACCGACGCGAGGAAGGCATGCGAGGCCTCCAACCAGTGGACGCTCCAGCGGGAGGGTCTGCTCCCGTCGACCGTGGAGACGGCCGCATGA